The following are encoded in a window of Drosophila simulans strain w501 chromosome 3L, Prin_Dsim_3.1, whole genome shotgun sequence genomic DNA:
- the LOC6738907 gene encoding homeobox protein SIX6: MFDKNLDGNNLSVSIGGDLDSTSSGGTSSDHSAVQQDNLSSPMAYGSLFLPNAGYRGNLSCKTVLQLDKFAPYEGVEKDHLLERRFQDITNDYDKSPPPTASTTPTHYPSLNSIIFENGSSGNLGDLNGNTKTDLCGGLQRSGGGLGGNAGSGGHLISNLTAAHNMSAVSSFPIDAKMLQFSTDQIQCMCEALQQKGDIEKLTTFLCSLPPSEFFKTNESVLRARAMVAYNLGQFHELYNLLETHCFSIKYHVDLQNLWFKAHYKEAEKVRGRPLGAVDKYRLRKKYPLPKTIWDGEETVYCFKEKSRNALKDCYLTNRYPTPDEKKTLAKKTGLTLTQVSNWFKNRRQRDRTPQQRPDIMSVLPVGQLDGNGFPRMFNAPSYYPETIFNGQ, from the exons ATGTTTGACAAGAACTTGGATGGCAACAATCTGTCGGTCTCCATCGGTGGAGATTTGGACTCGACGAGTTCCGGCGGCACATCCTCGGATCACTCGGCTGTCCAGCAGGACAATCTCAGCTCGCCGATGGCCTACGGCTCGCTCTTCCTGCCAAATGCTG GTTATCGTGGCAACCTGTCATGCAAAACGGTCCTGCAGCTGGACAAGTTCGCACCCTACGAGGGCGTGGAGAAGGATCACCTGCTGGAGCGGCGGTTCCAGGACATCACCAACGACTACGACAAGTCGCCGCCGCCCACCGCCTCGACCACGCCCACGCACTATCCCAGCCTGAATAGCATAATCTTCGAGAATGGAAGCAGTGGCAACCTGGGCGATCTCAACGGGAACACGAAGACGGATCTATGCGGCGGCCTGCAGAGAAGTGGCGGCGGATTGGGGGGCAATGCCGGGAGTGGTGGCCACCTCATATCCAATCTCACAGCCGCCCACAACATGTCCGCAGTGAGCAGCTTTCCCATCGACGCCAAAATGCTGCAGTTCTCCACGGATCAG ATCCAGTGCATGTGCGAGGCACTGCAGCAGAAGGGCGACATCGAGAAGCTTACCACATTCCTCTGCAGCCTGCCGCCCAGCGAGTTCTTCAAGACCAACGAGAGTGTCCTGCGGGCCCGCGCCATGGTGGCCTACAATCTGGGCCAGTTCCACGAGCTGTACAACCTGCTGGAGACGCACTGCTTCTCGATCAAGTACCACGTGGACCTGCAGAACCTCTGGTTCAAGGCCCACTACAAGGAGGCCGAGAAGGTGCGTGGCCGTCCACTGGGCGCCGTGGACAAGTACCGTCTGCGCAAGAAGTATCCCCTGCCCAAGACGATCTGGGATGGCGAGGAGACGGTCTACTGCTTCAAGGAGAAGTCGCGCAACGCCCTCAAGGACTGCTACCTGACCAACCGCTATCCCACGCCCGACGAGAAGAAGACGCTGGCCAAGAAGACCGGCCTCACACTCACCCAGGTCTCCAACTGGTTCAAGAATCGTCGCCAGCGGGATCGCACGCCCCAGCAGAGACC GGACATCATGTCGGTGCTGCCCGTGGGCCAACTGGATGGCAATGGATTCCCGCGCATGTTCAATGCTCCAAGCTATTATCCCGAAACGATTTTCAATGGGCAATAA
- the LOC6738908 gene encoding uncharacterized protein LOC6738908, giving the protein MSESTDPHCATSKSNLIKVNHVGVTAKLQSPLKRIFPRLNSSTDSDAYQHSQAQYNMFKDVAQGEMTASTDSGSSPHTLYEMHAEPEKSLLSLSKNKPQRIEFQRYSKRRPRVRVPTRTAPKVKGRATKFHKASQAQKQKQNGGFLTRLLESLDKMCKCQPQSQNSIIDDLPEPQWNRKEANRHTCIGIYPFEHGCADYLSTTDSHPKINAIVLADRATTYATHFWAELFGLLHIAVAFVVAFILQSYRFVLYSLVNTLIVGLLHMTSDYLVKPLLTMLFNGYLQPPLIFLYNVLCSARDILDPVATTLNNLMKPLATVGGSIRLVDVNYRQVHKLAKEV; this is encoded by the coding sequence ATGTCAGAGTCAACCGATCCCCACTGCGCCACCTCCAAGTCGAACCTGATCAAGGTGAACCACGTGGGGGTGACGGCCAAGCTGCAGTCTCCCCTGAAGAGGATCTTCCCACGGCTGAACTCCTCCACCGATTCCGACGCATATCAGCACAGTCAGGCGCAGTACAACATGTTCAAGGATGTGGCGCAAGGGGAGATGACCGCGTCCACGGATTCGGGGAGCTCACCACACACTCTGTACGAGATGCACGCCGAGCCGGAGAAGAGTCTGCTTAGCCTGAGCAAGAACAAGCCACAAAGGATCGAGTTCCAGCGTTACTCCAAGCGGCGTCCCCGAGTGCGCGTCCCAACGAGAACTGCGCCCAAGGTGAAGGGTCGTGCCACAAAGTTCCACAAGGCATCGCAGgcgcagaagcagaagcagaacgGTGGCTTTCTGACCCGTTTGCTGGAGTCGCTGGACAAGATGTGCAAGTGCCAGCCGCAGAGCCAGAATTCCATCATCGACGATCTGCCGGAGCCGCAGTGGAATCGCAAGGAGGCCAACCGGCACACCTGCATCGGCATCTATCCCTTCGAGCACGGCTGCGCCGACTATCTGAGCACGACGGACTCGCATCCGAAGATCAATGCGATTGTCCTGGCCGACCGCGCCACCACCTATGCCACCCACTTCTGGGCGGAGCTCTTTGGATTGCTGCACATCGCCGTGGCCTTCGTGGTGGCCTTCATCCTGCAGAGCTACCGATTTGTCCTCTACTCCCTGGTGAACACCCTGATCGTTGGACTGCTCCACATGACCTCCGACTACTTGGTCAAGCCCCTCCTGACCATGCTCTTCAACGGCTACCTGCAGCCGCCGCTGATTTTCCTATACAATGTACTGTGCTCCGCCAGGGACATCCTCGATCCGGTGGCCACCACCCTGAACAACTTGATGAAACCGCTGGCCACGGTGGGCGGCAGTATCCGATTGGTGGACGTCAACTATCGCCAGGTCCATAAGCTGGCCAAGGAGGTTTga
- the LOC6738909 gene encoding hydroxyacylglutathione hydrolase, mitochondrial isoform X2, with amino-acid sequence MFASAWRSVATSVETQLTATYFRVQKLRKVGFRGMHSTLEDVQLEGMEIKILPALQDNYMYLIVDTKTREAAVVDPVEPELVIKTVQEQQLTLSKVLTTHHHWDHAGGNEKLLKLWQKELDVYGGDDRIGALNKKVQQDDTFTIGGLHVKCLSTPCHTTGHICYHVTAQDGSGEGAVFTGDTLFQGGCGRFFEGTPEEMYEALCTKLSALPDATKVFCGHEYTLQNMSFARHVEPDNEVIQQRIEWAKHRRASQDPTVPSTIGEEKSWNPFMRVHEATVQKHAGGATDPVVTMGKLRKEKDTFKA; translated from the exons ATGTTCGCCTCCGCCTGGCGCAGCGTGGCCACCTCCGTGGAGACCCAGTTGACGGCCACCTACTTCCGAG TGCAAAAACTACGCAAAGTCGGCTTCAGAGGCATGCACAGCACATTGGAGGACGTGCAGCTGGAGGGCATGGAGATCAAGATCCTGCCGGCCCTGCAGGACAACTACATGTATTTGATTGTGGACACGAAGACGCGCGAGGCGGCAGTGGTGGATCCCGTGGAGCCGGAGCTGGTCATCAAGACggtgcaggagcagcagctgacCCTCAGCAAGGTGCTGACCACGCACCATCACTGGGACCACGCCGGCGGCAATGAGAAGCTGCTCAAGCTGTGGCAGAAGGAGCTGGACGTGTATGGCGGCGATGACCGCATCGGGGCCTTGAACAAAAAGGTTCAGCAGGACGACACCTTCACCATTGGCGGCCTGCATGTCAAGTGCTTGTCCACGCCGTGCCACACCACCGGCCACATATGCTACCACGTCACCGCGCAGGATGGCAGCGGAGAGGGAGCCGTCTTCACCGGCGACACCCTCTTCCAGGGCGGATGCGGCCGCTTCTTCGAGGGCACTCCCGAGGAAATGTACGAGGCGCTGTGCACAAAGCTCTCCGCCTTGCCGGACGCCACAAAGGTGTTCTGTGGCCACGAGTACACGCTGCAGAACATGAGCTTCGCCCGTCACGTCGAGCCCGACAACGAGGTCATCCAGCAGAGGATCGAGTGGGCCAAGCATCGGCGCGCCTCCCAGGATCCCACAGTGCCCTCGACCATTGGCGAGGAGAAGTCCTGGAACCCCTTCATGCGCGTCCATGAGGCCACCGTGCAGAAGCACGCCGGCGGAGCCACCGATCCCGTCGTCACCATGGGCAAGCTGCGCAAGGAAAAGGACACCTTTAAGGCCTGA
- the LOC6738909 gene encoding hydroxyacylglutathione hydrolase, mitochondrial isoform X1 translates to MFASAWRSVATSVETQLTATYFRGSSSNPKLLLRSWRTIPRADAPGFGAIRRRFLAVPVICPSLVKLQKLRKVGFRGMHSTLEDVQLEGMEIKILPALQDNYMYLIVDTKTREAAVVDPVEPELVIKTVQEQQLTLSKVLTTHHHWDHAGGNEKLLKLWQKELDVYGGDDRIGALNKKVQQDDTFTIGGLHVKCLSTPCHTTGHICYHVTAQDGSGEGAVFTGDTLFQGGCGRFFEGTPEEMYEALCTKLSALPDATKVFCGHEYTLQNMSFARHVEPDNEVIQQRIEWAKHRRASQDPTVPSTIGEEKSWNPFMRVHEATVQKHAGGATDPVVTMGKLRKEKDTFKA, encoded by the exons ATGTTCGCCTCCGCCTGGCGCAGCGTGGCCACCTCCGTGGAGACCCAGTTGACGGCCACCTACTTCCGAGGTTCGTCCAGCAATCCGAAATTGCTCCTGCGTTCCTGGCGGACGATTCCTCGAGCGGATGCCCCTGGTTTCGGAGCGATTCGGCGGCGTTTTCTGGCTGTGCCCGTCATCTGTCCAAGTCTCGTCAAGC TGCAAAAACTACGCAAAGTCGGCTTCAGAGGCATGCACAGCACATTGGAGGACGTGCAGCTGGAGGGCATGGAGATCAAGATCCTGCCGGCCCTGCAGGACAACTACATGTATTTGATTGTGGACACGAAGACGCGCGAGGCGGCAGTGGTGGATCCCGTGGAGCCGGAGCTGGTCATCAAGACggtgcaggagcagcagctgacCCTCAGCAAGGTGCTGACCACGCACCATCACTGGGACCACGCCGGCGGCAATGAGAAGCTGCTCAAGCTGTGGCAGAAGGAGCTGGACGTGTATGGCGGCGATGACCGCATCGGGGCCTTGAACAAAAAGGTTCAGCAGGACGACACCTTCACCATTGGCGGCCTGCATGTCAAGTGCTTGTCCACGCCGTGCCACACCACCGGCCACATATGCTACCACGTCACCGCGCAGGATGGCAGCGGAGAGGGAGCCGTCTTCACCGGCGACACCCTCTTCCAGGGCGGATGCGGCCGCTTCTTCGAGGGCACTCCCGAGGAAATGTACGAGGCGCTGTGCACAAAGCTCTCCGCCTTGCCGGACGCCACAAAGGTGTTCTGTGGCCACGAGTACACGCTGCAGAACATGAGCTTCGCCCGTCACGTCGAGCCCGACAACGAGGTCATCCAGCAGAGGATCGAGTGGGCCAAGCATCGGCGCGCCTCCCAGGATCCCACAGTGCCCTCGACCATTGGCGAGGAGAAGTCCTGGAACCCCTTCATGCGCGTCCATGAGGCCACCGTGCAGAAGCACGCCGGCGGAGCCACCGATCCCGTCGTCACCATGGGCAAGCTGCGCAAGGAAAAGGACACCTTTAAGGCCTGA
- the LOC6738909 gene encoding hydroxyacylglutathione hydrolase, mitochondrial isoform X3, which yields MHSTLEDVQLEGMEIKILPALQDNYMYLIVDTKTREAAVVDPVEPELVIKTVQEQQLTLSKVLTTHHHWDHAGGNEKLLKLWQKELDVYGGDDRIGALNKKVQQDDTFTIGGLHVKCLSTPCHTTGHICYHVTAQDGSGEGAVFTGDTLFQGGCGRFFEGTPEEMYEALCTKLSALPDATKVFCGHEYTLQNMSFARHVEPDNEVIQQRIEWAKHRRASQDPTVPSTIGEEKSWNPFMRVHEATVQKHAGGATDPVVTMGKLRKEKDTFKA from the coding sequence ATGCACAGCACATTGGAGGACGTGCAGCTGGAGGGCATGGAGATCAAGATCCTGCCGGCCCTGCAGGACAACTACATGTATTTGATTGTGGACACGAAGACGCGCGAGGCGGCAGTGGTGGATCCCGTGGAGCCGGAGCTGGTCATCAAGACggtgcaggagcagcagctgacCCTCAGCAAGGTGCTGACCACGCACCATCACTGGGACCACGCCGGCGGCAATGAGAAGCTGCTCAAGCTGTGGCAGAAGGAGCTGGACGTGTATGGCGGCGATGACCGCATCGGGGCCTTGAACAAAAAGGTTCAGCAGGACGACACCTTCACCATTGGCGGCCTGCATGTCAAGTGCTTGTCCACGCCGTGCCACACCACCGGCCACATATGCTACCACGTCACCGCGCAGGATGGCAGCGGAGAGGGAGCCGTCTTCACCGGCGACACCCTCTTCCAGGGCGGATGCGGCCGCTTCTTCGAGGGCACTCCCGAGGAAATGTACGAGGCGCTGTGCACAAAGCTCTCCGCCTTGCCGGACGCCACAAAGGTGTTCTGTGGCCACGAGTACACGCTGCAGAACATGAGCTTCGCCCGTCACGTCGAGCCCGACAACGAGGTCATCCAGCAGAGGATCGAGTGGGCCAAGCATCGGCGCGCCTCCCAGGATCCCACAGTGCCCTCGACCATTGGCGAGGAGAAGTCCTGGAACCCCTTCATGCGCGTCCATGAGGCCACCGTGCAGAAGCACGCCGGCGGAGCCACCGATCCCGTCGTCACCATGGGCAAGCTGCGCAAGGAAAAGGACACCTTTAAGGCCTGA